One stretch of Variovorax sp. TBS-050B DNA includes these proteins:
- a CDS encoding DUF2160 domain-containing protein encodes MFDWMVWTTPVAIFFTCIVLMLIGMTVWEIKSPTTMRRGWLPMATTRGDRLFIGLLAAAYVNLIFVGLAGKFQEWMSLEAEPSIWISFVLSMCLLALIMRKG; translated from the coding sequence ATGTTCGACTGGATGGTATGGACCACACCCGTGGCCATTTTCTTCACCTGCATCGTGCTGATGCTGATCGGCATGACCGTGTGGGAGATCAAGTCGCCCACCACCATGCGCCGCGGCTGGCTGCCGATGGCGACCACGCGCGGCGACCGGCTCTTCATCGGGCTGCTGGCCGCGGCCTACGTCAACCTGATCTTCGTCGGCCTGGCCGGCAAGTTCCAGGAATGGATGAGCCTCGAGGCCGAGCCCTCGATCTGGATCAGCTTCGTGCTGTCGATGTGCCTGCTCGCGCTGATCATGCGCAAGGGCTAG
- a CDS encoding ABC transporter substrate-binding protein translates to MKMRYTALAMAAAMFAAHGAWAGEPEAKKWIDSEFQPSTLSKDQQTAEMKWFIDAAKKLQAKGVKEISVVSETITTHEYESKTLAKAFEEITGIKVKHDLIQEGDVVEKLQTSMQSGKSIYDGWISDSDLIGTHYRYGKMMNLTDYMAGAGKEYTNPGLDIKDFIGTKFTTAPDGKLYQLPDQQFANLYWFRADLFDRKDLKDKFKAKYGYDLGVPLNWSAYEDIAEFFSVDVKTIDGKPIYGHMDYGKKDPSLGWRFTDAWLSMAGTADIGNPNGMPIDEWGIRVADDKCTPVGASVARGGATNSPAAVYALTKYIDWMKKYAPKEAMGMTFGEAGPVPAQGQIAQQIFWYTAFTADMTKKGLPVVNEDGTPKWRMAPGPNGPYWKQGMQNGYQDVGSWSFFNGHDANKTAAAWLYAQFVTSKSVSLKKTIVGLTPIRESDIQSKAMTDMAPKLGGLVEFYRSPARVAWTPTGTNVPDYPKLAQLWWKNVAEAVTGEKTPQKAMDNLADEMDNVMARLQRAGMAHCAPKLNAKGDPNKWLSDKNAPWKKLANEKPKGETIDYNKLLTAWKEGKVR, encoded by the coding sequence ATGAAGATGCGCTACACGGCATTGGCAATGGCGGCGGCGATGTTCGCCGCGCACGGTGCATGGGCCGGAGAGCCCGAGGCCAAGAAATGGATCGACAGCGAGTTCCAGCCTTCCACGCTGAGCAAGGACCAGCAGACCGCCGAGATGAAGTGGTTCATCGATGCGGCCAAGAAGCTGCAGGCCAAGGGCGTGAAGGAGATCTCGGTGGTGTCGGAAACCATCACCACGCATGAATACGAGTCGAAGACGCTCGCCAAGGCCTTCGAGGAGATCACCGGCATCAAGGTCAAGCACGACCTGATCCAGGAAGGCGACGTGGTCGAGAAGCTGCAGACCTCGATGCAGTCGGGCAAGTCGATCTACGACGGCTGGATCTCCGACTCCGACCTGATCGGCACGCACTACCGCTACGGCAAGATGATGAACCTGACCGACTACATGGCCGGCGCGGGCAAGGAGTACACCAACCCCGGGCTCGACATCAAGGACTTCATCGGCACCAAGTTCACCACCGCGCCCGACGGCAAGCTCTACCAGCTGCCCGACCAGCAGTTCGCCAACCTCTACTGGTTCCGCGCCGACCTGTTCGACCGCAAGGACCTGAAGGACAAGTTCAAGGCCAAGTACGGCTACGACCTCGGCGTGCCGCTCAACTGGAGCGCCTACGAGGACATCGCCGAGTTCTTCAGCGTCGACGTGAAGACCATCGACGGCAAGCCGATCTACGGCCACATGGACTACGGCAAGAAGGACCCGTCGCTCGGCTGGCGCTTCACCGACGCCTGGCTCTCGATGGCCGGCACCGCCGACATCGGCAACCCGAACGGTATGCCGATCGACGAATGGGGCATCCGCGTGGCCGACGACAAGTGCACGCCGGTGGGTGCCTCGGTGGCGCGCGGCGGCGCGACCAATTCGCCGGCCGCCGTCTACGCCCTTACCAAGTACATCGACTGGATGAAGAAGTACGCGCCCAAGGAAGCCATGGGCATGACCTTCGGCGAGGCCGGCCCGGTGCCGGCCCAGGGCCAGATCGCGCAGCAGATCTTCTGGTACACGGCCTTCACGGCCGACATGACCAAGAAGGGCCTGCCGGTGGTCAACGAGGACGGCACGCCCAAGTGGCGCATGGCGCCCGGCCCGAACGGTCCGTACTGGAAGCAGGGCATGCAGAACGGCTACCAGGACGTGGGTTCGTGGTCGTTCTTCAACGGCCATGACGCCAACAAGACCGCCGCCGCCTGGCTCTACGCCCAGTTCGTGACCTCCAAGAGCGTCTCGCTCAAGAAGACGATCGTGGGCCTGACGCCGATCCGCGAGTCGGACATCCAGTCGAAGGCCATGACCGACATGGCGCCCAAGCTCGGCGGCCTGGTCGAGTTCTACCGCAGCCCCGCGCGCGTGGCCTGGACGCCGACCGGCACCAACGTGCCCGACTACCCCAAGCTGGCCCAGCTCTGGTGGAAGAACGTGGCCGAGGCCGTGACGGGCGAGAAGACCCCGCAGAAGGCCATGGACAACCTGGCCGACGAGATGGACAACGTGATGGCCCGCCTGCAGCGCGCCGGCATGGCCCATTGCGCGCCCAAGCTCAATGCCAAGGGCGATCCGAACAAGTGGCTCAGCGACAAGAACGCCCCCTGGAAGAAGCTGGCGAACGAGAAGCCGAAGGGCGAAACGATCGACTACAACAAGCTGCTGACCGCCTGGAAGGAAGGCAAGGTCCGTTGA
- a CDS encoding dialkylrecorsinol condensing enzyme: protein MTSSISSPAAHPKRVLVVHYSQTGQLSSVAGQIVAPLAADPGISVHVEVLRPAAEFPFPWPFLRFFDAFPESAHMKPAPLAPLSLTGEEDFDLVILPYQVWFLAPSQPVVAFLKHPVAARLLRGKPVVTVIACRNMWLLAHEKLKGLLDAVGARLIDNVVFTDPGPTLATFFTTPAWLIWGRKRGFWGMPDAGLNAAQIEGSARFGRALRDALHEDRERGAGPLLAGLGAVRADARLLISEKAGTRSFFLWGKLIMAAGRPGAWQRKPLLVLYVLFLLALIVTVVPVSLTLQALLRPLFKGWLTRMTAHFECPSGSAVDRVPLYDD, encoded by the coding sequence GTGACCTCAAGCATTTCCAGTCCCGCCGCGCACCCCAAGCGCGTCCTGGTCGTCCACTATTCCCAGACGGGGCAGCTGTCGAGCGTCGCCGGGCAGATCGTGGCGCCGCTCGCGGCCGACCCCGGGATCTCGGTGCATGTGGAGGTGCTGCGGCCGGCGGCGGAATTTCCCTTTCCCTGGCCCTTCCTGCGCTTCTTCGACGCCTTTCCGGAGTCGGCGCACATGAAGCCGGCGCCGCTGGCGCCGCTCTCGCTCACGGGCGAGGAGGACTTCGACCTCGTCATCCTGCCCTACCAGGTCTGGTTCCTCGCTCCGTCGCAGCCGGTGGTGGCCTTCCTGAAGCATCCCGTCGCGGCCCGGCTGCTGCGCGGCAAGCCCGTGGTCACGGTGATCGCCTGCCGCAACATGTGGCTGCTGGCGCACGAGAAGCTCAAGGGCCTGCTCGACGCGGTGGGCGCACGGCTGATCGACAACGTGGTCTTCACCGACCCCGGCCCGACCCTCGCCACCTTCTTCACCACGCCCGCCTGGCTGATCTGGGGCCGCAAGCGCGGCTTCTGGGGCATGCCCGACGCGGGCCTGAATGCCGCGCAGATCGAGGGCAGCGCCCGTTTCGGCCGCGCCCTGCGCGACGCGCTGCACGAGGACCGGGAGCGCGGCGCCGGTCCGCTGCTCGCGGGCCTCGGCGCCGTCCGGGCCGATGCGCGGCTGCTCATCAGCGAGAAGGCCGGCACGCGCAGCTTCTTCCTCTGGGGCAAGCTGATCATGGCGGCCGGCCGGCCGGGCGCATGGCAGCGCAAGCCGCTGCTGGTGCTCTACGTGCTGTTCCTGCTGGCGCTGATCGTCACCGTGGTGCCGGTGAGCCTGACCCTGCAGGCGCTGCTGCGGCCGCTGTTCAAGGGGTGGCTGACTAGAATGACGGCCCATTTCGAGTGCCCTTCGGGCTCGGCCGTGGACCGTGTTCCCCTTTATGACGACTGA
- a CDS encoding beta-ketoacyl-ACP synthase III, with amino-acid sequence MTTEVFLTRTAAFLPFSAVGNEDIEEVLGRIGGKASRARRLILRSNGIRSRHYAIDRATGQLAMSNAQLTAEAIRALGDDIGPVDCLATGTSLPDQLMPNHAVMVHGELGWPRLEAVACAGICLAGAAALKHAWLSVRAGDAQRAVATGSELASAVMRGDRFEAEVEHKLAALEERPELAFEKDFLRWMLSDGAGAVLLERTPRGPLSLRIDWIDLSSAAHELPVCMYAGGDRNAEGAFEGWARTAPEDWARASTFAVKQDVRLLNQHIVRATLGEPLAALIDKRALKAAEIDWFLPHLSSSYFFEPVARCLEEIGFAIPRERWFSNLLTKGNTGSASPYIMLDELFRSGRIRPGHRLLMFVPESGRFSSGFIHLTAV; translated from the coding sequence ATGACGACTGAAGTCTTCCTGACCCGCACCGCCGCCTTCCTGCCCTTTTCCGCGGTCGGCAACGAAGACATCGAAGAGGTCCTCGGCCGCATCGGCGGCAAGGCCTCGCGCGCGCGGCGGCTGATCCTGCGCAGCAACGGCATCCGTTCGCGCCACTACGCCATCGACCGCGCCACCGGGCAGCTCGCGATGAGCAACGCCCAGCTCACGGCCGAGGCGATCCGCGCGCTCGGCGACGACATCGGCCCGGTCGACTGCCTTGCGACCGGCACCTCGCTGCCCGACCAGCTGATGCCCAACCATGCGGTCATGGTGCATGGCGAACTGGGCTGGCCCCGGCTCGAGGCGGTGGCCTGCGCCGGCATCTGCCTCGCGGGCGCCGCAGCGCTCAAGCACGCCTGGCTCTCGGTGCGCGCGGGGGATGCGCAGCGCGCGGTGGCCACGGGCTCGGAACTGGCCTCGGCCGTGATGCGCGGCGACCGCTTCGAGGCCGAGGTCGAGCACAAGCTCGCGGCGCTCGAGGAGCGGCCCGAGCTCGCGTTCGAGAAGGACTTCCTGCGCTGGATGCTCTCCGACGGCGCCGGCGCCGTGCTGCTCGAGCGCACGCCGCGCGGGCCGCTGTCGCTGCGCATCGACTGGATCGACCTGTCCTCGGCCGCGCACGAACTGCCGGTCTGCATGTACGCCGGCGGCGACCGGAACGCCGAGGGCGCCTTCGAAGGCTGGGCCCGCACCGCGCCCGAGGACTGGGCGCGCGCCTCCACCTTCGCCGTGAAGCAGGACGTGCGCCTGCTCAACCAGCACATCGTGCGCGCCACCCTCGGCGAGCCCCTCGCCGCGCTGATCGACAAGCGCGCGCTGAAGGCGGCCGAGATCGACTGGTTCCTTCCGCACCTGTCGTCGAGCTACTTCTTCGAACCCGTGGCCCGCTGCCTCGAGGAGATCGGCTTCGCGATCCCGCGCGAGCGCTGGTTCAGCAACCTGCTGACCAAGGGCAACACCGGCTCGGCCTCGCCGTACATCATGCTCGACGAGCTGTTCCGCTCCGGCCGCATCCGGCCGGGCCACCGGCTGCTGATGTTCGTGCCCGAGAGCGGACGCTTCTCGAGCGGCTTCATCCACCTGACCGCCGTATAG
- a CDS encoding BtrH N-terminal domain-containing protein, whose product MNFEHQQAAHCESGVISSLMRHHGAPMTEAMAFGLSSALSFAYLPFIKLSGLPLISYRMPPKAIIKGLLAPMAARFRFETFRSAEAGQQRLDALLADGRLVGLQTSVYWLPYFPPNMRFHFNAHNLLVYGKEGDDYLISDPVFEEPVRCASADLARARFAKGVLAPKGLMYYPEAIERQAVAPDAVRKAIRRTVRTMLAPIPIVGVRGMRALAKRIDRLPVGEAHTVDYIGHVVRMQEEIGTGGAGFRFIYAGFLQEAAQLLDKPQLQQMSERLIAIGDDWRAFALKAARMVKGREAVDPARLAGLLRALAQQEEGFFRDLKAAVG is encoded by the coding sequence GTGAACTTCGAGCACCAGCAAGCGGCGCATTGCGAAAGCGGCGTCATCTCCAGCCTCATGCGCCACCACGGCGCGCCGATGACCGAGGCCATGGCCTTCGGCCTCTCGTCGGCGCTGTCGTTCGCGTACCTGCCGTTCATCAAGCTCTCGGGCCTGCCGCTCATCTCGTACCGCATGCCGCCCAAGGCGATCATCAAGGGCCTGCTGGCGCCGATGGCCGCGCGCTTCCGCTTCGAGACCTTCCGCAGCGCCGAGGCCGGCCAGCAGCGGCTCGACGCGCTGCTCGCCGACGGCCGGCTCGTCGGCCTGCAGACCTCGGTCTACTGGCTGCCGTACTTCCCGCCCAACATGCGCTTCCACTTCAACGCGCACAACCTGCTGGTCTACGGCAAGGAGGGCGACGACTACCTGATCAGCGACCCCGTGTTCGAGGAGCCGGTGCGCTGCGCCAGCGCCGACCTGGCCCGCGCGCGCTTCGCCAAGGGCGTGCTCGCGCCCAAGGGGCTCATGTACTACCCGGAAGCGATCGAGCGCCAGGCCGTCGCCCCCGACGCGGTGCGCAAGGCCATCCGCCGCACCGTGCGCACCATGCTCGCGCCGATCCCGATCGTCGGCGTGCGCGGCATGCGCGCCCTCGCCAAGCGCATCGACCGGCTGCCGGTGGGCGAGGCGCACACGGTGGACTACATCGGCCACGTGGTGCGCATGCAGGAAGAGATCGGCACCGGCGGCGCGGGCTTCCGCTTCATCTACGCGGGCTTCCTGCAGGAGGCCGCGCAGCTGCTCGACAAGCCGCAACTGCAGCAGATGTCCGAACGGCTGATCGCCATCGGCGACGACTGGCGCGCCTTCGCACTCAAGGCCGCCCGCATGGTCAAGGGCCGCGAGGCGGTCGATCCGGCGCGGCTCGCGGGGCTGCTGCGCGCGCTGGCGCAGCAGGAAGAGGGCTTTTTCCGCGACCTCAAGGCGGCTGTCGGCTGA
- a CDS encoding ABC transporter ATP-binding protein → MPPALDEVSLAVPRGSVMGLLGPNGAGKTTLISHLSGALHVQSGEIRIDGQPLDQVRAKTPTRIAVAPQEHAFYPMLSVAENLACFAAAGRLSGARKKARIDDCMRFAQLEAFAGVRAERLSGGLKRRLNLAIALLPEPELMLFDEPTVGVDPQSRAFILDAIKSLAQQGAAVVYASHYMEEVEAIADRVAILDRGRVLREGPLDALLSKSAMLLTLAADGLDSAMLARFGTVEEGGVHWRVHLNEGVGPAPVLAALEAEGIAVRHAEFGRHDLEQLFMTLTHRSLRD, encoded by the coding sequence ATGCCCCCCGCACTCGACGAAGTCTCGCTCGCGGTGCCCAGGGGCTCCGTCATGGGCCTGCTCGGTCCCAATGGCGCGGGCAAGACCACGCTCATCTCGCATCTGTCGGGCGCGCTCCACGTCCAGTCCGGCGAGATCCGCATCGACGGTCAGCCGCTCGATCAGGTGCGCGCCAAGACCCCCACACGCATCGCCGTCGCGCCGCAGGAGCATGCCTTCTATCCCATGCTCAGCGTCGCCGAGAACCTCGCTTGCTTCGCCGCGGCCGGCCGGCTTTCCGGCGCACGCAAGAAGGCGCGCATCGACGACTGCATGCGCTTCGCCCAGCTCGAAGCCTTCGCCGGCGTGCGCGCCGAGCGCCTCTCCGGCGGCCTCAAGCGCAGGCTCAACCTCGCCATCGCGCTCCTGCCCGAGCCCGAACTCATGCTGTTCGACGAGCCCACCGTCGGCGTCGATCCGCAATCGCGCGCCTTCATCCTCGACGCCATCAAGAGCCTCGCGCAGCAGGGCGCGGCCGTCGTCTACGCCTCGCACTACATGGAGGAGGTCGAGGCCATCGCCGACCGCGTCGCCATCCTCGACCGCGGCCGCGTGCTGCGCGAAGGACCGCTCGACGCGCTGCTGTCCAAAAGCGCCATGCTGCTCACGCTCGCCGCCGACGGTCTCGATTCCGCCATGCTCGCGCGCTTCGGCACCGTGGAAGAGGGCGGCGTGCACTGGCGCGTGCATCTGAACGAAGGCGTCGGCCCCGCGCCGGTGCTCGCCGCGCTCGAGGCCGAGGGCATCGCCGTGCGCCATGCCGAATTCGGCCGGCACGACCTCGAGCAGCTCTTCATGACGCTCACCCACCGCTCGCTGCGCGACTGA
- a CDS encoding ABC transporter permease, giving the protein MLIALIRKELLALVRDMHGLAALFLMPMVFIVLMSLTLKDIYRPPLAELRYAVDMRDTGTPAQWLRQLWQRSHGTPQPLGADWQERLRSGSLKYVIVLEPGLSEELESAALPTRAHIRLLAEPGIDANLFNAVRAELIGASGELKARLALAVPGTASPPPDASIQALVHAERHATSGPRPTSVQQNVPAWLVFGMFFVVASLSSLFVQERGSGALGRLRSLGVSRTMLLLSKALPYLGVNALQAALMLAAGIWLMPLLGGDALSLAGIHWGALAVALAAVSLAAVSLSLAIACAVRSHAQAATIGPMVNVLMAAAGGIMVPKFVMPGFMQRVVEVSPMNWGLEALLTVLLRGGTVADTLPQVGRLVLFAAAMFLLAVLLFRRPAT; this is encoded by the coding sequence ATGCTGATCGCGCTCATCAGGAAGGAACTGCTCGCCCTCGTGCGCGACATGCACGGCCTCGCGGCGCTGTTCCTGATGCCGATGGTCTTCATCGTGCTGATGTCGCTGACCCTGAAGGACATCTACCGCCCGCCGCTCGCCGAGCTGCGCTATGCCGTCGACATGCGCGACACCGGCACGCCCGCGCAATGGCTGCGGCAGCTCTGGCAGCGCAGCCATGGCACGCCGCAGCCGCTGGGCGCCGACTGGCAGGAGCGGCTGCGCAGCGGAAGCCTCAAGTACGTGATCGTGCTCGAACCGGGCCTGTCCGAAGAGCTCGAATCGGCCGCGCTCCCGACGCGCGCGCACATCCGCCTGCTCGCCGAACCCGGCATCGACGCCAACCTCTTCAACGCCGTGCGCGCCGAACTCATCGGCGCGTCGGGCGAACTCAAGGCCCGGCTCGCGCTTGCCGTACCCGGCACCGCCAGCCCGCCGCCGGACGCCTCCATCCAGGCGCTGGTGCATGCCGAGCGCCACGCCACCAGCGGACCGCGGCCCACCTCGGTGCAGCAGAACGTGCCGGCCTGGCTGGTGTTCGGCATGTTCTTCGTGGTGGCCTCGCTCTCGAGCCTGTTCGTGCAGGAGCGCGGTTCCGGCGCGCTCGGGCGGCTGCGCAGCCTCGGCGTGTCGCGCACCATGCTGCTGCTGTCGAAGGCGCTGCCGTACCTCGGCGTGAATGCGCTGCAGGCGGCGCTGATGCTCGCCGCCGGCATCTGGCTGATGCCGCTGCTCGGCGGCGACGCGCTCTCGCTCGCCGGCATCCACTGGGGCGCGCTCGCGGTCGCGCTCGCCGCCGTGAGCCTGGCCGCGGTCAGCCTCTCGCTGGCGATCGCCTGCGCGGTGCGCAGCCACGCGCAGGCCGCGACCATCGGGCCGATGGTCAACGTGCTGATGGCGGCGGCCGGCGGCATCATGGTGCCGAAGTTCGTCATGCCGGGCTTCATGCAGCGCGTGGTCGAGGTGTCGCCGATGAACTGGGGCCTGGAGGCGCTGCTCACGGTGCTGCTGCGCGGCGGCACCGTGGCCGACACGCTGCCGCAGGTCGGCCGGCTCGTGCTGTTCGCGGCCGCCATGTTCCTGCTCGCCGTTCTCCTGTTTCGCAGACCCGCAACGTGA
- a CDS encoding phosphopantetheine-binding protein, protein MTASVSPEFIAGLKAMVLEAVEKEAPPGGLGDDEPLFGPEARLDLDSLDALQVSMAIQQRFGVRMPDSKETRRALTSIAHLARHLAQAGKA, encoded by the coding sequence GTGACCGCTTCCGTCTCCCCCGAATTCATCGCCGGCCTGAAGGCCATGGTGCTCGAAGCCGTCGAGAAGGAGGCGCCGCCCGGCGGCCTCGGCGACGACGAGCCGCTGTTCGGCCCCGAGGCCCGGCTCGACCTCGACTCGCTCGACGCGCTGCAGGTGTCGATGGCGATCCAGCAGCGCTTCGGCGTGCGCATGCCCGACAGCAAGGAGACGCGCCGCGCGCTGACATCGATCGCGCACCTCGCACGGCATCTCGCGCAAGCGGGCAAGGCATGA
- a CDS encoding beta-ketoacyl synthase N-terminal-like domain-containing protein, translated as MSLAPVHLAGTGLACALGGDLRAAVAALRRGGVRPEPVRISPEVQWPVYRLPAGEGDWRARLVRTVRAVAAEAGVDDAARDAPLFVASSSLDVGEMEQVPPAARFGGDFDDFADIVAHALDWRGPVFTVSTACTSAFNAVFAACDLLRAGEAAEALVIGAELGNRFTVAGFGAMQLLSPDAARPFGAARNGLVLGEAVAALRLARAPAGRWRIAGGANVVDGRNPSGAEASAVRAMCEGALAQAGLATADVDLVKVQAAGGPANDAIEAEALKQLFGTLPPLVSLKAQIGHTLGASGAAELALLLACIEAGAWPRAEHALDAGLGVALAAEAPARLRHLLLNLVGFGGGHAALLLAGDHA; from the coding sequence ATGAGCCTCGCGCCGGTTCATCTGGCGGGCACCGGCCTGGCCTGCGCGCTCGGCGGCGACCTGCGCGCGGCCGTGGCCGCGCTGCGCCGCGGCGGCGTGCGGCCCGAACCGGTGCGCATCTCGCCCGAGGTGCAGTGGCCGGTCTACCGGCTCCCTGCCGGCGAGGGCGACTGGCGGGCGCGGCTCGTGCGCACGGTGCGCGCGGTGGCCGCGGAAGCCGGCGTGGACGATGCGGCGCGCGATGCGCCGCTCTTCGTGGCCTCGTCCTCGCTCGACGTCGGCGAGATGGAACAGGTGCCGCCGGCCGCGCGCTTCGGCGGCGACTTCGACGACTTCGCGGACATCGTCGCGCACGCGCTCGACTGGCGCGGGCCGGTCTTCACGGTCTCGACCGCCTGCACCTCGGCCTTCAACGCGGTGTTCGCGGCCTGCGACCTGCTGCGTGCCGGCGAAGCCGCCGAGGCGCTGGTGATCGGCGCCGAGCTCGGCAACCGCTTCACGGTGGCGGGCTTCGGCGCGATGCAGCTGCTGTCGCCTGATGCCGCGCGGCCTTTCGGCGCCGCGCGCAACGGCCTGGTGCTCGGCGAGGCCGTGGCCGCGCTGCGGCTCGCGCGCGCACCGGCGGGGCGCTGGCGCATCGCGGGCGGCGCCAACGTGGTGGACGGGCGCAATCCCTCGGGCGCCGAGGCAAGCGCGGTGCGCGCGATGTGCGAGGGCGCGCTCGCGCAGGCCGGGCTGGCCACCGCCGACGTCGACCTCGTCAAGGTCCAGGCCGCCGGCGGCCCGGCGAACGATGCGATCGAGGCCGAGGCGCTGAAGCAGCTGTTCGGCACGCTGCCGCCGCTGGTCTCGCTCAAGGCGCAGATCGGCCACACGCTCGGCGCCTCGGGCGCGGCCGAGCTCGCATTGCTGCTGGCCTGCATCGAAGCCGGCGCATGGCCGCGCGCGGAGCACGCGCTCGATGCTGGGCTCGGCGTGGCGCTCGCGGCCGAGGCGCCCGCGCGGCTGCGCCATCTGCTGCTCAATCTCGTGGGCTTCGGCGGCGGGCATGCCGCGCTGCTGCTCGCGGGGGACCACGCATGA
- a CDS encoding N-methyl-D-aspartate receptor NMDAR2C subunit translates to MQPLAPDARRANWQAAWRALGVVAVDEALRAEIERRYTEPQRHYHTLQHLGECLAWFEREKAQAERPAEVAIALWFHDAVYDVHAHDNEAKSADWARDAMHAAGVAPEAAARVHALVMATRHDAVPVGRDAELLIDIDLSILGAEPARFVEYERQVHAEYGFVPPEVRRPRRREILQRFLARPAIYATPRMHALLEDRARANLARSIAALG, encoded by the coding sequence ATGCAGCCGCTCGCCCCCGATGCCCGGCGCGCCAACTGGCAAGCGGCCTGGCGCGCGCTCGGCGTCGTTGCGGTCGACGAGGCGCTGCGCGCGGAGATCGAACGCCGCTACACCGAGCCGCAGCGCCACTACCACACGCTGCAGCACCTCGGCGAATGCCTGGCCTGGTTCGAGCGCGAAAAGGCCCAGGCCGAACGCCCCGCCGAAGTCGCGATCGCACTCTGGTTCCACGACGCGGTCTACGACGTGCATGCGCACGACAACGAGGCGAAGAGCGCCGACTGGGCGCGCGACGCGATGCACGCCGCCGGCGTAGCGCCCGAGGCGGCCGCGCGCGTGCATGCGCTGGTGATGGCAACGCGGCACGATGCGGTGCCGGTGGGGCGCGATGCCGAGCTGCTGATCGACATCGATCTTTCGATTCTCGGCGCCGAGCCCGCGCGCTTCGTCGAGTACGAGCGCCAGGTGCATGCGGAATACGGCTTCGTGCCGCCCGAGGTGCGCCGGCCGCGGCGCCGGGAGATTCTGCAGCGCTTCCTTGCGCGCCCGGCGATCTATGCCACGCCGCGCATGCACGCACTGCTCGAAGACCGGGCGCGCGCCAACCTCGCGCGCTCGATCGCGGCGCTCGGCTGA
- the mltB gene encoding lytic murein transglycosylase B — MRSSLSAPPRAAALLLLAACCAWPLGAAAQKKTSAAAARPVKAVTGSTPYATREDAMHFADQVAERRGLDREWVRATIGSARFLPGVPRLMLPGPPGGVKNWQVYRSRFIDATRIAAGVRFWRANAETLARAEATYGVPAEIIVGIVGVETIYGRNMGNFRVIDALATLSFDFPQGHPRAAEREAFFRGELENFLSDEGRTARNPLVPVGSYAGAMGMPQFMPSSIAKYAVDFDGDGRIDLVDNPADVIGSVANYFKAFGWTPGMPATYPVHFEEERLKKALLLAPDIRPTFSADSFVAAGAVPEGDGLRHQGLLALIELQNGPDAPPTYVAGTRNFYVITRYNWSSYYAMSVLDLGQEIKAAMAQ; from the coding sequence ATGCGATCTTCTCTTTCCGCGCCGCCGCGCGCCGCCGCCCTTCTTCTGCTCGCCGCCTGCTGTGCCTGGCCCCTGGGTGCCGCGGCCCAGAAGAAGACCTCCGCCGCCGCCGCGCGCCCGGTGAAGGCCGTGACCGGCAGCACGCCCTATGCGACGCGCGAGGACGCGATGCACTTTGCCGACCAAGTTGCCGAGCGCCGCGGCCTCGACCGCGAATGGGTGCGCGCCACCATCGGCAGCGCGCGCTTCCTGCCCGGCGTGCCACGCCTGATGCTGCCCGGGCCGCCCGGCGGCGTGAAGAACTGGCAGGTCTACCGCAGCCGCTTCATCGACGCCACGCGCATCGCCGCGGGCGTGCGCTTCTGGCGCGCCAACGCCGAGACGCTGGCGCGGGCCGAGGCCACCTACGGCGTGCCGGCCGAGATCATCGTCGGCATCGTCGGCGTGGAGACCATCTACGGCCGCAACATGGGCAACTTCCGCGTGATCGACGCGCTCGCCACGCTCTCCTTCGACTTTCCGCAGGGCCATCCGCGCGCCGCCGAGCGCGAAGCCTTCTTCCGCGGCGAGCTCGAGAACTTCCTGTCCGACGAGGGCCGCACCGCGCGCAACCCACTCGTGCCCGTGGGCAGCTACGCGGGCGCGATGGGCATGCCGCAGTTCATGCCGAGCAGCATCGCGAAGTACGCGGTCGACTTCGACGGCGACGGCCGCATCGACCTGGTCGACAACCCCGCCGACGTGATCGGCTCGGTCGCGAACTACTTCAAGGCCTTCGGCTGGACGCCCGGCATGCCCGCGACCTATCCGGTGCACTTCGAGGAAGAGCGGCTCAAGAAGGCGCTGCTGCTCGCGCCCGACATCCGTCCCACCTTCAGCGCCGACAGCTTCGTGGCCGCCGGCGCGGTGCCCGAGGGCGACGGCCTCCGGCACCAGGGCCTGCTCGCGTTGATCGAACTGCAGAACGGCCCCGACGCGCCGCCCACCTACGTGGCGGGCACGCGCAACTTCTACGTGATCACGCGCTACAACTGGAGCAGCTACTACGCGATGTCGGTGCTCGATCTCGGCCAGGAGATCAAGGCCGCGATGGCGCAGTAG